One Dermatophagoides farinae isolate YC_2012a chromosome 6, ASM2471394v1, whole genome shotgun sequence genomic window carries:
- the LOC124493479 gene encoding uncharacterized protein LOC124493479, whose amino-acid sequence MTIENTKVGETPIFTTKAHVFHIDPQTKRSWIPASSAAVNVNFYYDSTRSLYRIISVEGQKPVINSTIIPNMTFTKTSQKFGQWSDIRANTVYGLGFSSEPELNRFIEKFQEVKEATRIAQQKALQPNGNISNTGATAAVAVNHSMSARDSPRLSSQYQNDILMSKSLLPHQRSQSLSGLQAKNLTDSPKYRNRDKQVSSVTLPQSSIEAQLRYENERLKLALAQSSTNAKKWEIELQTLKSNNTRLTNALQESTANVEEWKRQLQSLKDENTKMKHKILELEASHGNPEAIADLRKEINQYRVHCENLEVEIKQKDCEIELLKKRLEEQCQLYGTSNQKVDDKIKILLNDNESLRQQLNRLSSMDNNSDSCIKLSDKQYRSLLEQLNIRFAQNIQELRSIQQEFSSLLNAS is encoded by the exons ATGACTATCGAAAATACTAAAGTTGG cGAAACGCCAATCTTTACGACCAAAGCACACGTATTTCATATTGATCCGCAAACAAAACGATCTTGGATTCCAGCTAGTTCAGCGGCAGTAAAtgttaatttttattatgattccACACGATCTTTATATCGGATAATCAGTGTCGAAGGTCAAAAG CCTGTCATCAACAGTACGATTATTCCGAATATGACTTTTACAAAAACATCACAAAAATTTGGACAATGGTCCGATATTCGTGCCAATACCGTTTATGGTCTAGGATTTTCATCGGAACCAGAATTGAATCGA tttattgaaaaatttcaagaagTTAAAGAAGCCACAAGGATCGCTCAACAGAAAGCCCTACAACCAAATGGCAATATCAGTAACACTGGTGCTACGGCCGCTGTTGCTGttaatcattcaatgtcGGCACGAGATTCACCACGATTATCTTCGCAATATCAAAATGATATCCTAATGAGCA aaTCATTACTGCCTCATCAACGAAGCCAAAGTTTATCGGGTCTTCAAGCCAAA aATTTAACCGATAGTCCAAAATATCGAAACCGTGACAAACAGGTTTCATCTGTTACACTTCCACAATCATCTATCGAAGCGCAATTGCGTTATGAAAACGAAAGGCTTAAATTAGCCTTAGCTCAGAG ttCAACCAATGCAAAGAAATGGGAAATTGAAttacaaacattgaaaagtAACAATACTCGATTAACGAATGCGTTACAAGAATCAACGGCAAACGTTGAAGAATGGAAAAGACAGTTGCAATCACTGAAAGATGAAAATACTAAAATGAAACATAAA ATACTTGAACTAGAAGCTAGCCACGGAAATCCGGAAGCCATAGCAGATCTACGTAAAGAGATTAATCAATACCGTGTACATTGTGAAAATCTTGAAGtggaaatcaaacaaaaagattGTGAAATcgaattattaaaaaaacgTCTAGAAGAACAATGTCAACTTTATGGtacatcaaatcaaaaagttgatgataaaataaag ATTCTTTTAAATGATAACGAAAGTTTACGTCAACAATTGAATCGTCTTTCATCgatggataataatagtgaTTCTTGTATCAAACTAAGCGATAAACAATATCGATCATTATTGGAACAATTGAACATACGTTTTGCCCAAAATATTCAAGAGCTGCGTTCAATACAAcaagaattttcttcattgctCAATGCAtcttga
- the LOC124493478 gene encoding uncharacterized protein LOC124493478, whose product MNITTTIIKLIVFLISTIVHDIFAFQQQQQQPATLAAASQNVQLEQTLPKGYYAFGKATPNARPPKVRKPPYLPISAECPGIQDANSLLSKHNMCGDLNRGLVPRNPMGQYLHGEPYPFELIKNKTLQYLSKTLPYLQEEIDNVPKVARFVKPSEFFENHSKRHKRQANTQELNTIVENATTAPQSTINESNVNTNNHNNVTKQNRQNVCDGNVICQAIESLKEEGPFSKSFLSNIVSAVGNVASINNVVSLIDQYGQSTNQTNPNSSPNTSSQRFALSQLLSSIGSDSSSSSSSSNNNNNNNNAGIGSTYSPLLSLIDYLQSLQTPKFATKRKTSSDVEDFINVDGNEKPQTPCMSTEEYVSPTYARNYQGVWKYVVQIPNEGYFTQTIQQTTCLKNKCDLIEGSCRESPRWVSLLVAEIFYPDIYFPVNQIMPMLYKQQQQQQQQQQQMIQQQQGSTTFSKPLSQNAQQQQTLNNNGKRPLFTTGSNSIISTASAMNANQLNGLDLNALTNLLTKRINNDPSILINHLGSANNNQHHQNNIHSHHHHHPGLHNLELLARKARLQQDMNENELNNNDEDNNNNNNNNNGDLMENSSTTSNNSDKSKHCDGYDKIGCYVVRVYYDWFLVNGSCKCWKSSSGSSINETIKRIFIGKWKKK is encoded by the exons atgaatatcaccaccaccatcattaaattgatt gtgtttttgatttcaacaaTTGTCCACGATATATTCgcatttcaacaacaacaacaacaaccagcaACATTAGCAGCAGCATCGCAAAATGTTCAATTAGAACAAACACTACCGAAAGGATATTATGCATTTGGTAAAGCTACGCCAAATGCTAGACCACCCAAAGTTCGTAAACCACCATATCTGCCAATATCAGCTGAATGTCCAG gaATTCAAGATGCCAATTCATTACTTTCCAAACACAACATGTGTGGTGATTTAAATCGTGGCCTGGTTCCTCGTAATCCAATGGGCCAATATTTACATGGCGAACCATATCCATT tgaattgatcaaaaacaaaactctTCAATATCTATCAAAGACATTGCCGTATTTACAGGAAGAAATTGATAATGTACCAAAAGTTGCACGTTTTGTAAAGCCATcggaattttttgaaaa CCATTCCAAAAGACATAAACGACAAGCAAATACACAAGAATTGAATACAATTGTAGAAAATGCAACTACTGCTCCACAATcgacaatcaatgaatcgaatgtgaataccaacaaccacaacaacgtTACTAAACAGAATCGCCAAAATGTATGCGATGGTAATGT TATTTGTCAAGccattgaatcattgaaagaGGAAGGTCCATTTtctaaatcatttttaaGCAACATTGTTTCAGCTGTTGGAAATGTGGCAAGCATTAATAATGTCGTatcattgatcgatcaatatGGACAATCCACGAATCAAACGAATCCGAATTCATCACCGAATACTAGTAGTCAAAGATTTGCTCTATCACAACTACTATCATCCATTGGTTCAGATAGCAGTagcagtagcagcagcagcaataataataacaacaacaacaatgccGGAATTGGTAGCACTTACAGTCCATTATTATctttaattgattatttacaAAGTTTACAAACACCAAAATTTgcaacaaaacgaaaaacatcATCCGATGTAGAGGATTTCATCAACGTAGATGGTAATGAAAAACCTCAAACACCATGTATGTCGACGGAGGAATATGTTTCACCCACTTATGCCCGTAATTATCAGGGCGTATGGAAATATGTTGTACAAATTCCAAATGAAGG GTATTTTACGCAAACAATTCAACAAACGACTTGCTT aaaaaataaatgtgatCTAATTGAAGGGTCGTGTCGAGAATCACCGAG GTGGGTCAGCTTATTGGTAGCCGAAATATTTTACCCGGATATCTATTTTCCggtcaatcaaataatgccAATGTTATAtaaacagcagcaacaacaacaacagcagcagcagcaaatgattcaacaacaacaaggatcaacaacattcagTAAACCATTGAGCCAAAACGcccagcaacaacaaactttGAACAATAATGGTAAAAGGCCATTATTTACAACTggttcaaattcaatcatttccaCTGCTTCAGCGATGAACgcaaatcaattaaatggCCTAGATTTGAATGCTTTAACCAATCTATTAACGAAACGAATTAACAACGAtccatcaatattgattaatCATTTGGGAAGcgccaataataatcaacatcatcagaataatattcattcacatcatcatcatcatcctggCTTACACAATCTAGAATTATTGGCACGAAAAGCTCGATTACAACaagatatgaatgaaaatgagctaaataataatgatgaagataacaataataacaataacaataataatggagatttgatggaaaattcaTCTACTACAAGCAATAATAGTGACAAATCGAAACATTGTGATGGCTATGATAAAATTGGTTGCTACGTTGTACGAGTCTATTATGATTGGTTTCTAGTGAATGGTAGCTGTAAATGTTGGAAATCGTCATCCGGTTCAAGTATAAATGAAACtattaaaagaattttcattggaaaatggaagaaaaaatag